In Bythopirellula goksoeyrii, a single window of DNA contains:
- a CDS encoding ribose-phosphate diphosphokinase: MTDLKIFSGNANLKLSKAIADYLGVGLGKIALGAFPDGETSCKIEEDIRGRDVYLIQPTCPPANETLMQLLVMIDSCKRASAERVTTVIPYFGYARQDRKDEGRVPITAKLVANIITRAGADRVLAMDLHAAQIQGFFDVPVDHLYAAPVLNEHFLKMNIPSEDLVIASPDEGSIKRALGHAKRLGGAVAIVDKRRTSAENTTQENVIGGPVDGKIVLMFDDMISTAGSICGAAKVLRQRGAREIHVACTHAVLCGPAVERLTAANLNSIVCTDSIPLTPDQLLPQTKVLSIAPLLGEAIKRIHRNESISRLFH; this comes from the coding sequence ATGACTGATCTCAAGATTTTCAGCGGCAATGCCAACCTTAAGCTTAGTAAGGCCATCGCCGACTATTTGGGAGTCGGGCTCGGGAAAATCGCCTTGGGAGCGTTCCCAGACGGGGAAACTTCATGCAAGATCGAAGAAGATATTCGCGGTCGCGATGTCTACCTCATCCAGCCGACTTGCCCTCCTGCTAATGAAACACTCATGCAACTTTTGGTAATGATCGACAGTTGCAAACGTGCCAGTGCTGAACGTGTGACCACCGTAATTCCCTACTTTGGATACGCCCGACAGGATCGCAAAGACGAAGGTCGGGTACCAATTACGGCCAAACTGGTGGCAAATATCATCACTCGTGCAGGCGCGGATCGGGTACTCGCGATGGATTTGCATGCGGCTCAAATCCAAGGTTTCTTTGATGTTCCTGTCGATCACCTATACGCTGCCCCAGTGCTAAATGAGCATTTCTTGAAAATGAACATCCCCAGCGAGGACTTGGTAATCGCCAGCCCTGACGAGGGGAGCATCAAACGGGCACTCGGCCATGCCAAGCGGCTCGGCGGGGCAGTGGCCATTGTCGACAAGCGTCGCACCAGTGCCGAGAATACGACCCAGGAAAACGTGATCGGCGGTCCTGTCGACGGCAAGATTGTGCTGATGTTCGATGACATGATCAGCACCGCAGGTTCCATCTGCGGTGCAGCCAAGGTTCTACGGCAGCGTGGGGCACGTGAAATTCACGTTGCTTGCACCCACGCCGTGCTTTGCGGGCCAGCCGTAGAGCGACTGACTGCCGCAAATCTGAATAGCATCGTGTGCACGGATTCGATCCCATTAACCCCTGACCAATTGCTGCCCCAAACCAAAGTGCTCAGCATTGCCCCCCTGCTAGGTGAGGCCATCAAGCGAATCCACCGCAACGAGTCGATTAGCCGGTTGTTTCACTAG
- a CDS encoding sugar phosphate nucleotidyltransferase: protein MQNNPSESTSLAIVLAAGKGTRMKSELPKVLVPVAGRPMIRYVIDALNGAGIDRILVVVGYRSDLVRAELASEPNVEFVEQKEQLGTGHAVMMCRDQLAQHRGPVLIVAGDSPLLQVDSVRKLLENFSASECDCVIGTVDKEDPHGYGRIVRDDSGRFMGIVEEKDATSDQQGIREVNVSTYVFDSHQLVAALEQLTDKNAQGEYYITDCPAAMLAVGKNVAAEKVLQPCESMSINNTDELALVEAELQRMAPVK, encoded by the coding sequence ATGCAAAATAATCCCTCCGAATCTACTTCTTTAGCAATCGTTCTAGCAGCGGGTAAAGGGACCCGGATGAAATCTGAACTCCCCAAGGTGCTGGTCCCCGTGGCAGGTCGGCCAATGATTCGCTACGTGATCGATGCCCTCAACGGGGCCGGGATTGACCGGATTCTCGTCGTTGTCGGATATCGGTCTGATTTGGTGCGAGCCGAACTGGCTTCAGAGCCGAACGTCGAGTTTGTCGAGCAAAAAGAGCAGCTGGGCACCGGCCACGCCGTGATGATGTGTCGCGACCAGCTTGCCCAGCACCGGGGGCCCGTCCTGATTGTGGCGGGGGATTCTCCGCTCTTGCAGGTCGATTCTGTGCGAAAGCTTCTGGAGAACTTTTCAGCCTCAGAGTGTGACTGTGTGATAGGAACTGTGGATAAAGAGGATCCCCACGGTTACGGCAGAATCGTCCGTGATGATTCAGGTAGGTTTATGGGAATCGTCGAGGAAAAGGACGCCACCTCTGACCAACAAGGAATTCGAGAGGTGAATGTCAGCACTTACGTATTCGATTCGCACCAACTAGTTGCAGCGCTGGAACAACTGACCGACAAGAATGCTCAAGGGGAATACTATATCACCGATTGCCCGGCAGCCATGCTGGCTGTCGGCAAGAATGTCGCTGCAGAGAAAGTACTACAACCCTGTGAGTCGATGAGCATTAACAACACGGATGAGTTGGCGCTAGTCGAGGCAGAACTTCAACGCATGGCCCCTGTAAAATAG